A window of Actinomadura viridis genomic DNA:
GCAGACCTACCAGGTCGACCGCGCCAACCTCGTCATGTACGCCGGTGCCTCCGGCGACTTCAACCCGATCCACTGGCGGGAGCGGTTCGCCAAGTCCGTCGGGCTGCCGGACGTGATCGCGCACGGCATGTACACGATGGCGCAGGGCGGCCGGTTCGTCACCGACTGGGTGGGCGACCCCGGTGCCGTGCTGGACTACGGGGTACGGTTCTCGTCTCCGGTGGTCGTGCCCGACGAGGGCGGCGCGACGCTGGAGATCAGCGGCCGGGTGGAGGAGAAGCTCGACGACAACAAGGTCGTCGTCGCGCTGACCGCTCGGTCCGGCGAGCAGAAGGTCCTCACGCGCGCCAAGGCCGTCGTCCGGCTCGCCTGAGGACGTCAGGGGCCCGATCGCGCGGGCCCGGGGACGGGGGCCGGGCGGCTCCCGCCCCGGCCCGCGCGATCTCGCGTGTACGGGAGGGGAAGACCACGTGGCGGTGTTCGCTGAAGAGGTGAACCTGGCCGGATACACCACGTTGCGGCTGGGCGGCCCGGCCCGCCGCTTCGTCGAGGCGACGACCGAGACGGAACTGGTCGCGGCGGTCCGCAAGGCCGACGACGACGGCGAGCCGCTGCTGGTCCTCGGCGGCGGTAGCAACCTGGTGGTCGCCGACGCCGGCTTCCCCGGCACGGTGGTGCACGTCGGCACCCGCGGCGTGGAGAGCTCCGCCGGCGAGCACGGCCGGATCAACGTGCGCGTCCAGGCCGGTGAGGAGTGGGAGCCGTTCGTCGCGCGCTGCGTGGCGGGCGGGCTGTCGGGCGTCGAATGCCTGTCGGGCATCCCGGGCAGGGTCGGCGCCACCCCCATCCAGAACGTCGGCGCCTACGGCCAGGACGTCAGCGAGACGATCGTCCAGGTCCGCGCGTACGACAGGATGGCCCGCAAGGTGGTGACGCTCGACCGCGCCGCCTGCGCCTTCACCTACCGCAACAGCGCCTTCAAGGGCACCGACCGGTAC
This region includes:
- a CDS encoding MaoC family dehydratase; the protein is MTARVQYADVEVGTEIPAQTYQVDRANLVMYAGASGDFNPIHWRERFAKSVGLPDVIAHGMYTMAQGGRFVTDWVGDPGAVLDYGVRFSSPVVVPDEGGATLEISGRVEEKLDDNKVVVALTARSGEQKVLTRAKAVVRLA